The genomic stretch TGTACAGTGGACACCTTCCCATTTTTTGGTGCAAGAGCTGATTCCGTTCCAAAAAGAAGCGGGTATTTTTTATGTTCGCAGACCAGGTGATCCCCAAGGTAAAATAACAGGGATTGTGTCCAAGGAATTTTTATCCATCACAGGCGATGGGCATAGCACTATGTTGGAACTCATCAAAAGTAATCCGCGAAGCCACTTGCAGTTAAAGGTGTTGGAGCAGAAGTTCGGAGCCAAGCTTCAAAATGTATTAAAAAAAGACGAAAAATTTATCTTGGTACCCTATGGCAGCCACACACGTGGTGCCAAGTTTGTGGACATCAGCCATAAAATCAACCCCGATTTGGTAAAGACCATTGATGGAGTCTGTTCCCGAATGAACGGGTTTTATTATGGGCGTTTGGATGTGCTCTATAATTCCTATGAAGAACTTTGCGAAGGAAAAAATTTTAGTATTATCGAAGTGAACGGGGCAGGAGGGGAGGCTACGCATATTTATGACCCCAAACATTCCCTTGCATGGGCTTGGCGCGAAGTGGCACGCCATTGGGGCATGTTGTGCGAAATCAGTATCCAGAACAAAAGGGAAGGCCATCCTTATTTAAGTTTTAAAGACGGTAGGGCCATGCTAAAACAGAATGGCACCTTGCAGTCTCAATTAAGGATTGATTATAGTTAGCTTTCGGTCAAGACCTTTGTTCGGCCATATCTTTCTTCTTTTTTATGGTGCCCATAATAATGGGCGCGTGTATGCGCGAGTTTTCTATGAACCATTTATGGGTTTCCATTCCCCCGCAGATAACACCTGCCAAAAATAGCCCGTCAACATTGGTTTCCATGGTTTCGGGGTCATACGTGGGCAGCCTTTTGGGGTCGTTGGAGAGTTCGATGCCCAGCTTTTCCAAGAATGCAAAATTCGGTTTGTACCCAGTTAGCGCAAGGACAAAGTCGTTTTCCAAGGTAAGTTCTCCCTTGGGCGAATTGATGACGATTTGGTCCGGTTTGATTTCCTTGACGGTGGAATTGTAATATGCCTTTATGCTGCCTTCCTCGATACGGTTGATGATATCGGGCCGTACCCAATATTTTACACGTGGGCCCACTTCTGGTCCCCGAATCACCAAGGTTACCTCCGCGCCTTTGCGCCAACATTCCAACGCCGCATCTATTGCTGAGTTACTTGCGCCGACCACCACCAATTTTTGACTGGCATAAAAATGCGGGTCGTTGTAGTAATGGGATACTTTGGGCAAATCTTCGCCGGGAACGTCCATGGTGTTGGGTATGTCGTAGAAGCCTGTGGCGACCACTACGTTCTTGGATTGGTACTCATCTTTATCTGTCTTTACCAAAAAGGTTTCGTTCTGCTTTTCGGTATCCAGTACCTTTTCAAAAAGATGGATGTTGAGTTGGTTCGAAGTCACGATTCTTCGGTAATATTCCAAAGCTTCGTTGCGTTTGGGCTTGGCCTCCTTACTTATGAAGGGTATCTCGTCTATCTCCAATTTTTCCGAAGAGGAAAAGAACTGCATGTTCACGGGGTAGTTGAACAAGGAGTTTACTATGGGACCTTTTTCTATTATTATATATGAAATGCCCTGTTTTTTGGCCTCAAGGCCGCAGGCGATTCCGATGGGGCCACCCCCAATGATGACAACATCAAATTGTTGCATTACGCTATTTCCTCTTTTAATTTTTTAATGGTTTCGGTAGGATTGGCACTTTTGAAAACAAAACTGCCCGCGACCAAAACATCCGCTCCATGATCTATCAATTTCTTCGCATTGTCCGCATTTACACCACCGTCAATTTCAATCAATGTATTTGCGTTCTTCCGATTGATCAATTCTTTTAAATCGGCCACTTTTTGATAGGTGTTCCCTATAAAGGAT from Flagellimonas oceani encodes the following:
- a CDS encoding D-alanine--D-alanine ligase — translated: MVALKLIWHRITHWEYWPFWLLYYPMAPVWLYYSIKARSLFFFNAANPGMKNGGMAMISKMEIYNLIPKEFIPKTLFFKKDEAAESALKTILEAGINFPFIAKPDIGMKAFGVEKIHNKEEFQKYVQWTPSHFLVQELIPFQKEAGIFYVRRPGDPQGKITGIVSKEFLSITGDGHSTMLELIKSNPRSHLQLKVLEQKFGAKLQNVLKKDEKFILVPYGSHTRGAKFVDISHKINPDLVKTIDGVCSRMNGFYYGRLDVLYNSYEELCEGKNFSIIEVNGAGGEATHIYDPKHSLAWAWREVARHWGMLCEISIQNKREGHPYLSFKDGRAMLKQNGTLQSQLRIDYS
- a CDS encoding YpdA family putative bacillithiol disulfide reductase encodes the protein MQQFDVVIIGGGPIGIACGLEAKKQGISYIIIEKGPIVNSLFNYPVNMQFFSSSEKLEIDEIPFISKEAKPKRNEALEYYRRIVTSNQLNIHLFEKVLDTEKQNETFLVKTDKDEYQSKNVVVATGFYDIPNTMDVPGEDLPKVSHYYNDPHFYASQKLVVVGASNSAIDAALECWRKGAEVTLVIRGPEVGPRVKYWVRPDIINRIEEGSIKAYYNSTVKEIKPDQIVINSPKGELTLENDFVLALTGYKPNFAFLEKLGIELSNDPKRLPTYDPETMETNVDGLFLAGVICGGMETHKWFIENSRIHAPIIMGTIKKKKDMAEQRS